The Deinococcus koreensis genome window below encodes:
- a CDS encoding acyl-CoA thioesterase, which translates to MTAQTTPPAGRIPALNWPDAHRCVIQLRYSDLDAMGHVNNARYAEYLEVSRIALSQELGLGDVDDLSVLARLELDYLAEIRLEHELVIETLIERVGRTSWVTVSRFLADGRPCALARGVQVSVDEAHQPRELPQDFAARVAPVRVDSFRAIGGNAVGERPTDPNSEPVRP; encoded by the coding sequence ATGACCGCACAGACCACCCCCCCGGCGGGCCGTATCCCGGCGCTCAACTGGCCCGATGCCCACCGCTGCGTGATCCAGCTGCGCTACAGCGATCTGGACGCCATGGGCCATGTGAACAACGCCCGCTACGCCGAATATCTGGAGGTGTCGCGCATCGCGCTCTCGCAGGAACTGGGTCTCGGGGATGTGGACGACCTGTCCGTGCTGGCGCGGCTGGAACTCGACTATCTGGCCGAGATCCGTCTGGAGCACGAACTGGTGATCGAAACCCTGATCGAGCGGGTGGGGCGCACGAGCTGGGTCACGGTCTCGCGCTTCCTGGCAGACGGCCGCCCCTGTGCCCTGGCGCGTGGCGTGCAGGTCAGCGTGGACGAGGCCCACCAGCCGCGCGAGCTGCCCCAGGACTTCGCGGCGCGGGTGGCCCCGGTGCGCGTGGACAGCTTCCGCGCGATCGGCGGGAACGCGGTCGGTGAGCGGCCCACCGATCCCAACAGTGAGCCGGTGCGCCCATGA
- a CDS encoding (4Fe-4S)-binding protein, whose translation MTQPTNDALALGRAYTGEGVTVYYDARRCLHVANCVRGLPEVFRPQERPWIQAGQAGAQAVAAVVRTCPTGALRYVLEDGEPEQPDTTTTITPSPDGPLMIRGNLVIQTPGGEHREVRAALCRCGQSGNKPYCDGTHRKVGWTSGEGQEPRP comes from the coding sequence ATGACCCAGCCCACGAACGACGCCCTGGCCCTGGGCCGGGCCTATACCGGCGAAGGTGTCACGGTCTATTACGACGCGCGGCGGTGCCTGCACGTGGCCAACTGCGTGCGCGGGCTCCCCGAGGTCTTCAGGCCGCAGGAACGCCCCTGGATCCAGGCGGGCCAGGCCGGAGCCCAGGCGGTCGCGGCGGTCGTCCGCACCTGCCCCACCGGGGCGCTGCGTTACGTGCTGGAGGACGGAGAACCGGAACAGCCGGACACCACCACCACGATCACGCCCAGCCCGGACGGCCCGCTGATGATCCGGGGGAATCTGGTGATCCAGACGCCGGGCGGCGAGCACAGAGAAGTCCGCGCCGCCCTGTGCCGCTGCGGCCAGAGCGGCAACAAGCCGTACTGCGACGGCACGCACAGGAAGGTCGGCTGGACGAGTGGGGAGGGGCAGGAACCGCGCCCCTGA
- a CDS encoding M3 family oligoendopeptidase — MTGTLDAVERKLAVPPAASEWPTYAPRFEALLAESLDAAGVPDWLRRWSELSAELYETASKLSTHADLHTDAPDIQQRYQTFLAELMPSAERADQALKEKLLSVPGYVPDARFALNYRRFRDAAALFREANVELGVTHEQQKNRHSVITGNQSVLLGGEKLTIPQAKQRLDSPDREAREAAWRALSASNLQVAPELDQVMLDLIVTRWTLARNADEATYLDYQWKALDRVDYSPADCRAFHDAVQGEVVPILAELMKGVADTLGLDAIRPWDYNRNNLLDVQRRAPLAPFQDGGQLETLAEQAFSGLDHDLAARFGYMRSNGLLDLESRPGKMTHAYCQYFPTRNEPFVLMNVVGTAEDVRVLFHEVGHAFHGFYSGDTQPLVWNRWSPTEFVEIPSMAMEFLTLDHLGHVFSPEELARYRRSQLQGVVSFLPWAAQMDAFQHWLYAEAPSTVTVAELDAKWLELDQTFHSFVNWDGLDVAARAKGWQYYHIFHVPFYYIEYAMCYLAAVGIWRGAQRDPAAALEGYKSALRLGSAVSVPELYRAAGVEFRFDREHIRGLMTFLKEQLGQGEATGGGTADRSH; from the coding sequence ATGACGGGCACCCTGGACGCTGTTGAACGCAAACTGGCCGTACCGCCGGCCGCCTCGGAGTGGCCCACCTATGCGCCGCGTTTCGAGGCCCTGCTCGCCGAGAGCCTGGACGCCGCCGGGGTGCCCGACTGGCTGCGGCGCTGGAGCGAGCTGTCGGCCGAACTCTACGAGACCGCCAGCAAGCTCTCCACCCACGCCGACCTGCACACCGACGCCCCCGACATCCAGCAGCGCTACCAGACCTTCCTGGCCGAGCTGATGCCCAGCGCCGAGCGGGCGGATCAGGCGCTCAAGGAAAAACTGCTGTCGGTGCCGGGCTACGTGCCGGACGCCCGTTTCGCCCTGAACTACCGCCGTTTCCGGGACGCCGCCGCGCTGTTCCGCGAGGCCAACGTGGAACTGGGCGTGACCCACGAGCAGCAGAAGAACCGGCATTCGGTAATCACGGGCAACCAGTCGGTGCTGCTGGGGGGCGAGAAGCTGACCATTCCCCAGGCCAAGCAGCGCCTGGACAGCCCGGATCGTGAGGCGCGCGAGGCGGCGTGGCGCGCGCTGTCGGCCAGCAACCTGCAGGTCGCGCCGGAACTGGATCAGGTTATGCTCGACCTGATCGTCACCCGCTGGACCCTGGCCCGCAACGCCGACGAGGCGACCTACCTGGACTACCAGTGGAAGGCGCTCGACCGGGTGGACTACAGCCCCGCCGACTGCCGGGCCTTCCACGACGCGGTACAGGGCGAGGTCGTGCCGATCCTCGCGGAGCTGATGAAGGGCGTGGCCGACACCCTGGGCCTGGACGCCATCCGGCCCTGGGACTACAACCGCAACAACCTGCTGGACGTGCAGCGCCGCGCGCCGCTGGCTCCCTTCCAGGACGGCGGGCAGCTCGAAACGCTGGCCGAGCAGGCCTTCTCGGGCCTGGATCACGACCTGGCGGCGCGCTTCGGCTACATGCGCTCGAACGGGCTGCTCGATCTGGAATCCCGCCCCGGCAAGATGACCCACGCCTACTGCCAGTATTTCCCGACCCGCAACGAGCCCTTCGTGCTCATGAACGTGGTCGGCACGGCCGAGGACGTTCGCGTGCTGTTCCACGAGGTCGGGCACGCCTTCCACGGCTTCTACAGCGGCGACACGCAGCCCCTGGTCTGGAACCGCTGGAGCCCCACCGAGTTCGTGGAGATCCCGTCGATGGCCATGGAATTCCTGACCCTGGATCACCTGGGGCACGTCTTCTCGCCGGAGGAGCTGGCCCGCTACAGACGCTCGCAGCTCCAGGGCGTGGTGTCGTTCCTGCCCTGGGCCGCGCAGATGGACGCCTTCCAGCACTGGCTGTACGCCGAGGCGCCCTCGACGGTCACGGTCGCGGAACTGGACGCCAAATGGCTGGAACTGGATCAGACCTTCCACAGCTTCGTGAACTGGGACGGGCTGGACGTGGCCGCCCGCGCCAAGGGCTGGCAGTACTACCACATCTTCCACGTGCCCTTCTATTACATTGAGTACGCCATGTGCTACCTGGCCGCCGTGGGCATCTGGCGTGGGGCGCAGCGCGACCCGGCCGCCGCCCTGGAGGGCTACAAGTCGGCCCTGCGCCTGGGCAGCGCGGTGAGCGTGCCCGAGCTGTACCGCGCGGCGGGAGTGGAATTCCGCTTCGACCGCGAGCACATCCGGGGCCTGATGACGTTCCTGAAGGAGCAGCTGGGGCAGGGGGAGGCAACCGGGGGCGGGACAGCCGACCGGAGCCACTAG
- a CDS encoding alpha/beta hydrolase, which yields MNWIHHLQRGESDLTLLLLHGTGGNEHQLMDFGRQVAPAATLLGVQGRSLEEGSPRFFRRFSATSYDQPHLLSEAGALADFVGEAAREYGLNAARVVALGYSNGANIALASLAHRPDAWAGAVLLRPVMPMDEPPEADLKGLPVLVLSGERDPYQPFAAPVVPYLNRAGARVEEHLLAAGHELTPQDAQLTAAWLAGMS from the coding sequence ATGAACTGGATTCACCATCTGCAGCGCGGAGAGAGCGACCTGACCCTGCTGCTGCTGCACGGCACCGGCGGCAACGAGCATCAACTGATGGACTTCGGGCGGCAGGTCGCCCCGGCGGCGACGCTGCTGGGCGTGCAGGGCCGCTCGCTGGAGGAGGGCTCGCCGCGCTTCTTCCGGCGCTTTTCCGCCACCTCCTACGATCAGCCCCACCTGCTCTCCGAGGCCGGGGCGCTGGCCGACTTCGTGGGCGAGGCGGCGCGGGAGTACGGCCTGAATGCAGCGAGGGTGGTGGCGCTGGGCTACTCCAACGGCGCGAACATCGCCCTGGCGAGCCTCGCGCACCGGCCTGACGCATGGGCCGGGGCCGTGCTCCTGCGCCCCGTCATGCCCATGGACGAGCCGCCGGAGGCCGACCTGAAGGGCCTGCCCGTGCTCGTGCTGAGCGGCGAGCGCGATCCCTACCAGCCCTTCGCCGCGCCCGTGGTGCCCTACCTGAACCGGGCGGGGGCGCGGGTCGAGGAGCATCTGCTGGCCGCCGGCCACGAACTGACCCCCCAGGACGCCCAGCTCACAGCGGCGTGGCTGGCGGGCATGTCCTGA
- a CDS encoding GNAT family N-acetyltransferase gives MTTTPLQTRPPGEVSVTPFDPRGAPAEQRLAVGTLLAAAYAYALPDDPPLLPHREAIGLTHLGPDERADHFVIWDGPQAQNSEEQSSQAQNSQVLGWASLSYDLKQNTHAAHARAVVHPEHRHRGLGQALGRALKDAAQREGRRVVTFGTSSTSLDGERFAAALGAEPALPMRQSRLDLGALDAGLLRAWQVRPQGDPYRLRVWRQVPDDFLLRAADMIMVMNTAPRGDLEVDDWTVTPEMIRAWDTMIEEGGEVRFFMAAEDIRSGQLDGYTEVFWSPERAALVYQGATAVRPSARGLGLGKWLKAAMLEHVLARCPGARWIRTSNAHVNEAMLGINVALGFTPWQTFTEWQLKLAEERPSPGRS, from the coding sequence ATGACGACGACCCCTCTACAGACGCGGCCGCCGGGCGAGGTGAGCGTGACCCCCTTCGATCCGCGTGGCGCCCCCGCCGAGCAGCGGCTGGCGGTGGGCACGCTGCTGGCGGCGGCCTACGCCTACGCCCTGCCGGACGACCCACCCCTGCTCCCCCACCGTGAGGCCATCGGCCTGACCCACCTGGGGCCGGACGAGCGGGCCGATCATTTCGTGATCTGGGACGGCCCGCAGGCGCAGAACAGTGAGGAGCAGAGCAGTCAGGCGCAGAACAGTCAGGTGCTGGGCTGGGCCTCGCTCAGCTACGACCTGAAGCAGAACACGCACGCCGCCCACGCGCGGGCCGTGGTGCATCCGGAGCACCGCCACCGGGGGCTGGGGCAGGCCCTGGGGCGGGCCCTGAAAGACGCCGCGCAGCGAGAGGGCCGGCGGGTGGTGACCTTCGGCACGTCCAGCACCTCCCTGGACGGCGAGAGATTCGCCGCTGCCCTGGGCGCCGAGCCCGCGCTGCCCATGCGCCAGAGCCGCCTCGACCTGGGGGCCCTGGACGCCGGGCTCCTGCGGGCGTGGCAGGTTCGCCCGCAGGGTGACCCGTACCGGCTGCGCGTCTGGCGTCAGGTGCCCGACGACTTCCTGCTCCGCGCCGCCGACATGATCATGGTCATGAACACCGCGCCGCGCGGTGATCTGGAGGTGGACGACTGGACGGTCACCCCCGAGATGATCCGCGCCTGGGACACCATGATCGAGGAGGGGGGCGAGGTGCGCTTCTTCATGGCGGCCGAGGATATCCGCAGTGGGCAGCTCGACGGCTACACCGAGGTCTTCTGGTCTCCCGAACGCGCCGCGCTGGTCTACCAGGGCGCGACGGCGGTGCGCCCCAGCGCCCGTGGCCTGGGCCTGGGCAAATGGCTCAAGGCCGCCATGCTGGAGCACGTGCTGGCCCGGTGCCCCGGCGCCCGCTGGATTCGCACCAGCAACGCCCACGTGAACGAGGCCATGCTGGGCATCAACGTGGCGCTGGGCTTCACGCCCTGGCAGACCTTCACCGAATGGCAGCTGAAGCTGGCAGAGGAGCGCCCGAGCCCGGGCCGGTCATGA
- a CDS encoding thymidine phosphorylase: MPPLNIPDLIRKKRDGETHPRAELEALVLGYTRGEVPDYQISAWLMAVYLRGMTPQETADLTLVMAESGDQLNLGDLPRTVDKHSTGGVGDKTSLILTPMLSALSLTVAKMSGRGLAHTGGTIDKLESFPGWTSELSEERFLAQAHDIGLALVGQSRDLAPADGKLYALRDVTATVDCLPLIASSIMSKKLASGAHTVVLDVKVGAGAFMRTLDDGRALARAMVDIGTRAGRQVRAVLTDMDTPLGHMAGNSLEVREALATLRGEGPHDLTELCVALAVEALAAQGEDETQAEARARTTLEDGSALAKFRAFIAAQGGDPTLVDHPERLDVAPGREDVGAPVGGFVERIDALSVGRAVLALGGGRERKGEAIDHGVGVELLRKPGEAVQAGEAVLRLYHRDGRGLETARDLVRSGLSISALAPVPDDLILDRVN, from the coding sequence ATGCCTCCTCTGAACATCCCCGATCTGATCCGCAAGAAGCGCGACGGCGAGACCCACCCGCGCGCCGAGCTGGAGGCGCTGGTGCTGGGCTACACGCGCGGCGAGGTGCCGGACTACCAGATCAGCGCGTGGCTGATGGCGGTCTACCTCAGGGGCATGACCCCCCAGGAGACCGCCGACCTGACCCTGGTGATGGCCGAGTCCGGGGATCAGCTGAACCTGGGCGATCTGCCGCGCACCGTGGACAAGCACTCGACCGGCGGCGTGGGCGACAAGACCAGTCTGATCCTGACCCCCATGCTCTCGGCGCTGAGCCTGACCGTGGCGAAGATGAGCGGGCGTGGCCTGGCCCACACCGGCGGCACCATCGACAAGCTGGAGAGCTTTCCCGGCTGGACGTCCGAGCTGTCCGAGGAGCGCTTTCTGGCGCAGGCCCACGACATCGGCCTGGCGCTGGTGGGGCAGAGCAGGGATCTGGCGCCCGCCGACGGCAAGCTGTACGCCCTGCGCGACGTGACCGCCACCGTGGACTGTCTGCCGCTGATCGCCTCCTCCATCATGAGCAAGAAGCTGGCCTCGGGCGCGCACACGGTGGTGCTGGACGTGAAGGTGGGCGCCGGGGCCTTCATGCGGACGCTGGACGACGGCCGGGCGCTGGCCCGCGCCATGGTGGACATCGGCACGCGGGCGGGGCGGCAGGTGCGCGCCGTGCTCACCGACATGGACACGCCCCTGGGCCACATGGCCGGCAACTCGCTGGAGGTGCGCGAGGCCCTGGCGACCCTGCGCGGCGAGGGCCCGCACGACCTGACCGAGCTGTGCGTGGCCCTGGCGGTGGAGGCGCTGGCCGCCCAGGGCGAGGACGAGACCCAGGCCGAGGCGCGGGCGCGCACCACCCTGGAAGACGGCAGCGCCCTGGCGAAATTCCGCGCCTTCATCGCGGCCCAGGGCGGCGACCCCACGCTGGTCGACCACCCGGAGCGGCTGGACGTGGCGCCCGGGCGCGAGGACGTGGGCGCGCCCGTGGGCGGCTTCGTGGAGCGCATCGACGCCCTGAGCGTGGGCCGCGCCGTGCTGGCCCTGGGCGGTGGCCGCGAGCGCAAGGGCGAGGCGATCGACCACGGGGTCGGCGTGGAGCTGCTCAGGAAGCCCGGCGAGGCGGTGCAGGCGGGCGAGGCCGTGCTGCGCCTCTACCACCGTGACGGCCGAGGCCTGGAGACGGCCCGCGACCTGGTGCGCTCCGGCCTGAGCATCAGCGCCCTGGCCCCGGTGCCCGACGACCTGATCCTCGACCGGGTGAATTGA
- a CDS encoding ring-cleaving dioxygenase codes for MTPPPLSGVHHVSALSAEIAANHDFYTRVLGLRLVKKTVNQDSPGMYHLFYADGAGSAGTDMTFFDFPRAAREHRGRDSITLTTFRVTGEAALSFWVQRLDDFGVPHGGVHYRDGRAHLDFEDVDGTRLSLFDDGGEGPRGVPNDQSDVPQEDQIQGLGYSGLTVAELAPTRDFLERGLGLREVQTYLTDGFTTHVFEMGEGGPHAELHVTGRDDLPHSRPGAGSVHHVALRMRDEQELRAWLFHLDAEGLGSSGRVDRHYFASIYLRDPNGLVIELATDGPGFATDESLDELGERLSLPPFLEPRRATIEAHLRPLALGAGDG; via the coding sequence ATGACCCCCCCTCCCCTGTCCGGCGTGCACCACGTCAGCGCCCTGAGCGCCGAGATCGCCGCCAACCACGATTTCTACACCCGCGTGCTGGGGCTGCGGCTGGTGAAGAAGACCGTCAACCAGGACTCGCCGGGCATGTACCACCTGTTCTACGCCGACGGCGCGGGCAGCGCGGGCACGGACATGACCTTCTTCGATTTCCCGCGCGCCGCCCGCGAGCACCGGGGCCGCGACTCGATCACGCTCACCACCTTCCGCGTGACCGGCGAGGCGGCGCTGAGCTTCTGGGTGCAGCGGCTGGACGATTTCGGCGTGCCCCACGGCGGCGTCCATTACCGGGACGGCCGCGCCCACCTGGACTTCGAGGACGTGGACGGCACCCGCCTCTCGCTGTTCGACGACGGCGGCGAGGGGCCGCGCGGCGTGCCGAACGACCAGAGCGACGTGCCCCAGGAGGATCAGATTCAGGGCCTGGGCTACAGCGGCCTGACCGTGGCCGAGCTGGCGCCCACCCGCGATTTTCTGGAACGCGGCCTGGGCCTACGGGAAGTCCAGACGTATCTCACCGACGGCTTCACCACCCACGTCTTCGAGATGGGCGAGGGCGGCCCGCACGCCGAGCTGCACGTCACCGGGCGAGACGACCTGCCCCACTCGCGCCCCGGCGCCGGCAGTGTGCACCACGTCGCCCTGCGGATGCGCGACGAACAGGAACTGCGGGCCTGGCTGTTTCATCTGGACGCCGAGGGCCTGGGCAGCAGCGGGCGGGTGGATCGCCACTACTTCGCCAGCATCTACCTGCGCGACCCCAACGGGCTGGTGATCGAACTCGCCACGGACGGCCCCGGCTTCGCCACCGACGAGAGCCTGGACGAACTGGGCGAGCGGCTCTCGCTGCCCCCGTTCCTGGAACCGCGCCGCGCGACCATCGAGGCGCACCTGCGGCCGCTGGCGCTGGGCGCCGGTGATGGTTGA
- a CDS encoding cell division protein FtsB — protein sequence MDDAPPSVPPRPRGSWWRRAARLPLALMLTSLLAALGIVQLSFQLANTGYRTLSWTQQHRQTEARIAALESDIRILQDARAAANDPQYLRQLARCQGFVGADEKVVVSPSAPDVPGENCQMVRLP from the coding sequence ATGGACGACGCCCCACCCTCTGTGCCCCCCCGCCCGCGCGGGTCGTGGTGGCGGCGCGCGGCGCGGCTGCCCCTGGCCTTGATGCTAACCAGCCTGCTGGCCGCGCTGGGCATCGTGCAGTTGTCGTTCCAGCTCGCCAACACGGGCTACCGCACCCTGAGCTGGACCCAGCAGCACCGCCAGACCGAGGCGCGGATCGCCGCCCTGGAGAGCGATATCCGGATCCTGCAGGACGCCCGGGCGGCGGCCAACGATCCGCAGTACCTGCGTCAGCTGGCGCGCTGCCAGGGCTTCGTGGGCGCCGACGAGAAGGTCGTCGTGTCGCCCAGCGCGCCCGACGTGCCCGGCGAGAACTGCCAGATGGTGCGGCTGCCGTAG
- a CDS encoding DUF4384 domain-containing protein: MKTALTALLALSAATLSTAAAQPQLSAQSIIVNPVQTALDVKVWTDRAAGTVVPSYRIGEPIRISASVNQDAYVYLFNVDVDGTVDLILPNTYNGGANFVKANTTVQFPAPQAGFTFTVDGPVGLNKVLALASLTPLNLGEIASFKGQQNSFATVSVRGEQGLAQALSIVVTPVQQSWTSDTALYSVANRVSVVMPRPVPPMRPLPPVRPVPPVRPVEQAQPVTTPQTPLLDLIGALFGGLLNVGSVSPVQATFDQQLQSLQAEGYRVLGTRAVAGGYEATLQSGTGSARLIVTQGQGRTVDVSVTRSSRYRY, from the coding sequence ATGAAGACCGCCCTGACCGCCCTGCTGGCCCTGTCTGCCGCCACCCTGAGCACCGCCGCCGCCCAGCCGCAGCTGAGCGCCCAGAGCATCATCGTCAACCCCGTGCAGACCGCGCTGGATGTGAAGGTCTGGACAGACCGGGCCGCCGGCACAGTCGTGCCCAGCTACCGCATCGGCGAGCCCATCCGGATCTCGGCCAGCGTGAACCAAGACGCCTACGTGTACCTGTTCAACGTGGACGTAGACGGCACGGTCGACCTGATCCTGCCGAACACCTACAACGGCGGCGCGAACTTCGTGAAGGCCAACACCACCGTGCAGTTCCCGGCGCCCCAGGCGGGTTTCACGTTTACCGTGGACGGCCCGGTGGGGCTGAACAAGGTGCTCGCCCTCGCCAGCCTGACCCCGCTGAACCTGGGTGAGATCGCCTCCTTCAAGGGCCAGCAGAACTCCTTCGCCACGGTCAGCGTGCGCGGCGAGCAGGGGCTGGCGCAGGCGCTGAGCATCGTGGTGACGCCGGTGCAGCAGAGCTGGACGAGCGATACCGCCCTGTACAGCGTGGCGAACCGGGTCTCCGTGGTCATGCCCCGGCCGGTGCCGCCCATGCGTCCCCTGCCCCCGGTGCGCCCCGTGCCGCCCGTGCGCCCGGTCGAGCAGGCGCAGCCCGTGACCACCCCCCAGACGCCCCTGCTCGACCTGATCGGCGCGCTGTTCGGCGGCCTCCTGAACGTGGGCAGCGTCTCGCCGGTGCAGGCCACCTTCGACCAGCAGCTCCAGAGCCTGCAGGCCGAGGGCTACCGCGTGCTGGGCACGCGCGCCGTCGCCGGCGGATATGAGGCGACCCTGCAGAGTGGTACCGGCAGCGCCCGTCTGATCGTGACCCAGGGCCAGGGCCGCACCGTGGACGTCAGCGTGACCAGATCCAGCCGTTACCGCTACTGA
- a CDS encoding MarR family winged helix-turn-helix transcriptional regulator: MLNLTPTEKQAWRGFLHTHDSLWKALDAELGKDELNLPAYELLTTLQDTGLSGMRMTELARSLRFSGGGLTRLADKLQRQGLIGRRRCPEDGRGWEVYLTSVGEEKLRRIHARHLREVRSRFLDRLSPQETELLAGIWRRFEETP; the protein is encoded by the coding sequence ATGCTGAACCTCACCCCCACCGAAAAGCAGGCCTGGCGCGGCTTCCTGCACACGCACGACAGCCTCTGGAAGGCGCTGGACGCCGAACTGGGCAAGGACGAGCTGAACCTGCCCGCCTACGAGCTGCTGACCACCCTGCAGGACACCGGCCTGAGCGGCATGAGGATGACTGAGCTGGCCCGCTCCCTGCGCTTCTCCGGCGGCGGCCTGACCCGGCTGGCCGACAAGTTGCAGCGCCAGGGCCTCATCGGCCGGCGCCGCTGCCCCGAGGACGGCCGGGGCTGGGAGGTCTACCTGACCTCGGTGGGCGAGGAGAAACTGCGCCGCATCCACGCCCGCCACCTGCGCGAGGTTCGCAGCCGCTTCCTGGACAGGCTGAGCCCCCAGGAGACCGAGCTGCTGGCGGGCATCTGGCGCCGCTTCGAGGAGACTCCATGA
- a CDS encoding DUF99 family protein: MSALAGDQAGLILLQGIALAGFNVVDIHALHAASGRPVLVVARRPPNLGAVRAALLAHVPGGAHRWRLIGAAGEMEACGGVYVQRAGLTLDEAAGALTALTVTGRIPEALRAAHLIAGGVARGTSRGQRV; this comes from the coding sequence CTGAGCGCGCTGGCCGGCGATCAGGCGGGGCTCATCCTGCTGCAGGGCATCGCGCTGGCAGGCTTCAACGTCGTGGACATCCACGCCCTGCACGCCGCATCCGGGCGGCCCGTGCTGGTCGTGGCCCGGCGGCCTCCAAACCTGGGCGCGGTGCGGGCGGCGCTGCTGGCGCACGTGCCGGGCGGGGCGCACCGGTGGCGGCTGATAGGGGCGGCGGGCGAGATGGAGGCCTGCGGCGGCGTGTACGTGCAGCGCGCCGGTCTGACGCTGGACGAGGCCGCAGGCGCGCTGACGGCGCTGACCGTCACCGGCCGGATCCCCGAAGCCCTGCGGGCGGCCCACCTGATCGCGGGCGGCGTGGCGCGCGGAACGAGCCGGGGCCAGCGGGTCTGA
- a CDS encoding ring-cleaving dioxygenase: MTLQLTGFHHLTAVSADIRENKRFYTQDLGMRLVKRSVNQDDVSAYHLFYADSVGSPGSDITFFDWKVPRERRGNNTVTRTGLRVQGEASLGYWKARFAELNVSHGDIHDRGGRPVLDFEDHEGQRLSLTPDGGAGDAPVAWAGSPVPAEHQIRGLGPITMTVPNLRNTDLVLQRVMNLRPLRDYPNPESPTHTVHVYEMGDPAQAGPHAELHVAVRPDLAPASPGAGGVHHVAFRTPNDEQYHAWTQHFRHFGLQTSGEVDRFWFRSLYFREPNGVLYEIATDGPGFGVDEDMHTLGEKVILPPFLEGRREQILAGLKPID, translated from the coding sequence ATGACCCTGCAGCTCACCGGCTTCCACCACCTCACCGCCGTCTCGGCCGACATCCGCGAGAACAAGCGCTTCTACACACAGGACTTGGGTATGCGCCTGGTCAAGCGTTCCGTGAACCAGGACGACGTCAGCGCTTATCACCTGTTCTACGCCGACTCGGTGGGCTCGCCCGGCAGCGACATCACCTTCTTCGACTGGAAGGTGCCCCGCGAGCGGCGCGGCAACAACACCGTGACCCGCACCGGCCTGCGCGTGCAGGGCGAGGCCAGCCTGGGCTACTGGAAGGCCCGCTTCGCCGAACTGAACGTGAGCCACGGGGACATTCACGACAGAGGTGGCCGCCCCGTGCTGGACTTCGAGGATCATGAGGGCCAGCGCCTGAGCCTGACCCCGGACGGCGGCGCCGGGGACGCGCCCGTGGCCTGGGCCGGCAGCCCGGTGCCCGCCGAGCACCAGATCCGTGGGCTGGGCCCGATCACCATGACCGTGCCGAACCTGCGGAACACCGATCTGGTGCTGCAGAGGGTGATGAACCTGCGCCCCCTGCGCGATTACCCGAATCCCGAGAGCCCAACCCACACGGTTCACGTGTACGAGATGGGCGACCCGGCCCAGGCTGGCCCCCACGCCGAGCTGCACGTGGCGGTGCGCCCCGACCTGGCCCCGGCCTCGCCCGGCGCGGGCGGCGTGCATCACGTGGCCTTCCGTACGCCCAACGACGAGCAGTACCACGCCTGGACCCAGCACTTCCGGCACTTCGGGCTGCAGACCAGCGGCGAGGTCGACCGCTTCTGGTTCCGCTCGCTCTACTTCCGCGAACCGAACGGTGTGCTGTACGAGATCGCCACCGACGGCCCCGGCTTCGGCGTGGACGAGGACATGCACACCCTGGGCGAGAAGGTCATCCTGCCGCCCTTTCTGGAGGGCCGCCGCGAGCAGATCCTGGCGGGCCTGAAGCCTATTGACTGA